The Streptococcus sp. S5 genome contains a region encoding:
- the fabG gene encoding 3-oxoacyl-[acyl-carrier-protein] reductase has product MELKNKNVFVTGSTRGIGLAVAHKFASLGANVVLNGRSEISEDLLAQFADYGVTVVGISGDISNGEDAQRMVAEAIEKLGSVDVLVNNAGITNDKLMLKMTEEDFERVLKINLTGAFNMTQAVLKPMSKARQGAIINMSSVVGLMGNIGQANYAASKAGLIGFTKSVAREVAARGVRVNAIAPGFIESDMTDAIPEKMKDAMLAQVPMKRIGQAEEVAEVAAFLAGQEYLTGQTIAIDGGMTMQ; this is encoded by the coding sequence ATGGAACTTAAAAATAAAAATGTTTTTGTAACAGGTTCAACACGCGGAATTGGATTGGCTGTGGCTCATAAATTTGCGAGTCTCGGTGCCAATGTTGTCCTAAATGGACGTTCTGAAATTTCTGAGGACTTGCTTGCACAGTTTGCTGACTATGGTGTGACTGTTGTTGGTATTTCTGGGGATATTTCGAATGGCGAAGATGCTCAACGTATGGTGGCTGAAGCAATTGAAAAGCTTGGGAGTGTTGATGTTTTGGTCAATAACGCTGGCATCACAAATGACAAGTTGATGTTGAAAATGACTGAAGAAGATTTTGAACGGGTCTTGAAAATCAACTTGACTGGTGCCTTCAATATGACACAAGCTGTCTTAAAACCAATGTCTAAGGCGCGTCAAGGTGCCATTATCAACATGTCCTCTGTTGTTGGTCTAATGGGGAATATTGGTCAAGCGAACTATGCAGCTTCAAAAGCTGGATTGATTGGTTTTACCAAATCCGTTGCGCGTGAAGTTGCGGCTCGTGGCGTTCGTGTGAATGCCATTGCACCTGGTTTCATTGAATCAGATATGACAGACGCTATTCCAGAGAAAATGAAAGATGCCATGCTAGCTCAAGTGCCAATGAAACGAATTGGTCAAGCTGAAGAAGTGGCAGAAGTTGCGGCTTTCTTGGCAGGTCAAGAATATTTAACTGGTCAAACAATTGCCATTGATGGCGGCATGACTATGCAATAA
- the fabK gene encoding enoyl-[acyl-carrier-protein] reductase FabK has product MQTRITELLNIKYPIFQGGMAWVADGDLAGAVSNAGGLGIIGGGNAPKEVVKANIDKVKSITDKPFGVNIMLLSPFADDIVDLVIEEGVKVVTTGAGNPGKYMDRFHEAGITVIPVVPSVALAKRMEKLGADAMIAEGMEAGGHIGKLTTMTLVRQVVEAVSIPVIGAGGVADGAGAAAVFMLGAEAVQVGTRFVVAKESNAHQNFKNKILKAKDIDTVVSASVVGHPVRAIKNKLASAYNQAEKDFLAGKKTQEEIEELGAGALRNAVVDGDVDNGSVMAGQIAGLVSKEETCAEILEDIYYGAAKVIQREAARWADVNV; this is encoded by the coding sequence ATGCAAACACGAATTACTGAACTATTGAATATTAAATATCCAATCTTCCAAGGTGGGATGGCATGGGTCGCTGATGGTGACTTGGCTGGAGCAGTATCAAACGCCGGTGGTCTTGGAATCATTGGTGGCGGGAACGCTCCAAAAGAAGTTGTAAAGGCTAACATTGATAAGGTGAAGTCTATTACAGATAAGCCTTTTGGTGTAAATATCATGCTTTTGTCCCCATTCGCGGATGACATTGTTGACCTGGTGATTGAAGAAGGTGTAAAAGTTGTTACAACTGGAGCTGGAAATCCTGGGAAATACATGGATCGTTTCCATGAAGCAGGGATCACTGTCATTCCTGTTGTTCCATCTGTTGCCCTTGCAAAACGGATGGAAAAATTGGGTGCCGATGCAATGATTGCAGAAGGAATGGAAGCTGGAGGTCACATTGGTAAATTGACGACTATGACCTTGGTTCGTCAAGTGGTTGAAGCTGTTTCTATTCCAGTAATTGGTGCTGGAGGTGTCGCTGATGGTGCTGGTGCTGCAGCTGTCTTTATGTTAGGTGCCGAAGCTGTTCAGGTGGGAACTCGTTTCGTGGTTGCTAAAGAATCTAATGCTCACCAAAACTTTAAGAATAAAATCTTGAAAGCGAAAGATATTGATACGGTAGTTTCAGCATCAGTTGTTGGACACCCTGTTCGTGCGATCAAGAATAAATTGGCTTCTGCCTATAACCAAGCTGAAAAAGATTTCTTGGCAGGTAAGAAGACTCAAGAAGAAATTGAAGAATTAGGAGCAGGTGCCCTTCGCAATGCCGTTGTTGATGGAGATGTTGACAATGGATCTGTAATGGCAGGTCAAATTGCTGGACTTGTCAGCAAGGAAGAAACTTGTGCTGAAATTCTAGAAGATATCTATTATGGTGCAGCCAAGGTGATTCAAAGAGAGGCTGCTCGTTGGGCAGATGTAAACGTCTAA
- a CDS encoding beta-ketoacyl-ACP synthase III codes for MVFAKISQVAHYAPDQVVSNDDLAEIMDTSDEWISSRTGILRRHISKDETTSDLATIVAQRLLAKANLDAEEIDFIVVATITPDSLMPSTAARVQANIGASRAFAFDLTAACSGFVFALATAEKYISSGMYRRGIVIGSETLSKVLDWSDRSTSVLFGDGAGGVLLEASDQKSFLAENLFTDGSRGASLESCYLGLSSPYSDDVFDRRYLTMDGRAVFDFAIRDVTKSIQKIIVDASMEAEEIDYFLLHQANDRMLDKMSKKLGVSREKIPANMMEYGNTSAASIPILLSECVENHRIKMDGSQKILLTGFGGGLTWGTLLVTI; via the coding sequence ATGGTCTTTGCTAAAATTAGTCAAGTTGCTCATTATGCACCTGACCAAGTCGTATCAAATGATGATTTGGCTGAGATCATGGATACAAGTGATGAATGGATCAGTAGTCGGACAGGTATCCTTCGGCGTCACATTTCAAAAGATGAGACGACAAGTGATCTAGCAACAATTGTTGCACAAAGATTATTAGCAAAAGCAAACTTAGATGCTGAGGAAATTGATTTCATCGTTGTTGCTACGATTACACCAGATAGCTTAATGCCATCAACTGCAGCCCGGGTACAAGCTAATATTGGAGCTTCTCGAGCTTTTGCCTTTGATCTGACTGCAGCATGTAGCGGATTTGTATTTGCATTAGCCACTGCTGAAAAATACATTTCTTCAGGTATGTACCGGCGAGGAATTGTGATCGGTAGTGAGACGCTTTCAAAAGTATTAGACTGGTCAGACCGTTCCACTTCAGTCCTTTTTGGAGATGGAGCTGGTGGTGTCTTGCTTGAAGCAAGCGATCAAAAATCGTTTTTGGCTGAGAATCTTTTTACAGATGGTAGCCGAGGTGCTAGTCTTGAGTCTTGCTATTTGGGTCTGTCTTCCCCTTATTCAGATGACGTTTTTGATCGAAGATATCTGACAATGGATGGACGGGCAGTTTTTGATTTTGCCATTCGTGATGTCACGAAAAGTATTCAAAAAATTATAGTAGACGCCTCTATGGAAGCAGAAGAGATTGACTATTTTCTGTTACACCAGGCGAATGACCGAATGTTAGATAAGATGTCAAAAAAACTGGGTGTCTCTAGAGAGAAAATCCCAGCAAATATGATGGAATATGGGAACACTAGTGCTGCTAGTATCCCCATTCTATTATCGGAGTGTGTCGAGAATCATCGAATCAAGATGGATGGAAGTCAAAAAATTCTTCTGACAGGATTCGGTGGAGGTTTGACATGGGGCACACTTCTTGTTACAATCTAG
- the fabF gene encoding beta-ketoacyl-ACP synthase II yields the protein MSTNRVVVTGYGVTSPIGNTPEEFWNSLHEGKIGIKPITKFDASEIPVFNAGEIQDFPFDKYFVKKDQNRMDTYSLYAIYAAMEAIENSGLNMEEEDRDRVGVIVSSGIGGLQELEDQIIRMHERGMKRIQPMFIPKALSNMGAGNIALKIGAQGVCKSVTTACASANDAIGEAFREIKFGMHDVVLAGGAEASITKIGIGGFNALTALSTTEDPERSSIPFDKDRNGFVMGEGAGVLVIESLEHAQKRGANILAEIVGYGSNCDAYHMTTPTPDGSGAAKAIKLAINEAGIKPEDVDYVNAHGTSTPANEKGESGAIVSVLGKEVPVSSTKSFTGHLLGAAGAVEAIATIEAIRHSFVPKTAGTKELSDYIEANVVYGEGQEADIQYAISNTFGFGGHNAVLAFKRWEG from the coding sequence ATGTCTACAAATCGTGTTGTTGTTACAGGTTACGGTGTAACCTCACCAATCGGAAATACACCAGAGGAGTTCTGGAATAGCCTTCATGAAGGAAAAATTGGAATCAAGCCCATTACGAAATTTGATGCTTCTGAAATTCCAGTCTTTAATGCTGGTGAAATTCAAGATTTCCCATTCGATAAATATTTTGTGAAAAAAGATCAAAATCGTATGGATACTTACTCATTGTATGCAATCTATGCTGCGATGGAAGCTATTGAAAATTCAGGCTTGAATATGGAAGAAGAAGACCGTGATCGAGTAGGCGTGATTGTATCATCTGGTATCGGTGGTTTGCAAGAATTGGAAGATCAAATTATCCGGATGCATGAACGTGGGATGAAGAGAATCCAACCAATGTTTATTCCAAAAGCTCTTTCAAACATGGGTGCTGGAAACATCGCACTTAAGATTGGGGCTCAAGGGGTATGTAAATCCGTAACAACAGCTTGTGCTTCTGCTAATGATGCCATTGGTGAAGCTTTCCGTGAAATTAAATTTGGTATGCATGATGTTGTTTTGGCAGGTGGTGCTGAAGCTTCAATTACCAAGATTGGTATCGGTGGTTTTAATGCCCTTACGGCCCTTTCAACAACGGAAGATCCAGAACGTTCATCTATCCCATTTGACAAAGACCGTAATGGTTTTGTGATGGGTGAAGGTGCAGGGGTTCTTGTCATCGAAAGCTTGGAACATGCCCAAAAACGTGGTGCTAATATTTTAGCTGAAATTGTTGGTTACGGTTCGAACTGTGATGCCTACCATATGACAACACCGACACCAGATGGTTCAGGTGCTGCTAAAGCGATTAAATTAGCGATCAATGAAGCGGGTATCAAGCCTGAAGATGTCGATTATGTCAATGCGCATGGTACATCTACACCTGCTAATGAGAAAGGTGAAAGCGGAGCTATTGTTTCTGTCCTTGGTAAAGAAGTTCCTGTATCATCTACTAAATCATTTACAGGACACTTGTTAGGTGCTGCTGGTGCGGTTGAAGCGATTGCTACCATCGAAGCGATTCGTCACAGCTTTGTACCAAAAACTGCTGGTACTAAAGAATTGTCTGACTATATCGAAGCAAACGTTGTTTATGGTGAAGGTCAAGAAGCGGATATTCAGTACGCTATCTCAAATACCTTTGGTTTTGGAGGACACAATGCTGTTCTGGCCTTTAAACGTTGGGAGGGTTAA
- the accD gene encoding acetyl-CoA carboxylase, carboxyltransferase subunit beta, producing the protein MALFSKKDKYIRINPNRSAWKEPQPKPEVPDELFSQCPGCKHTIYQKDLGSERVCPNCGYTFRISAKERLALTVDPASFEEMFTGIETTDPLNFPNYKKKLAAVREMTGLDEAVLTGTALIKGQKVALGIMDSNFIMASMGSVVGEKITRLFEFATKEKLPVVLFTASGGARMQEGIVSLMQMAKISAAVQHHSKEKLFYLTVLTDPTTGGVTASFAMEGDIIMAESQALVGFAGRRVIESTVREKLPDDFQKAEFLQEHGFVDLIVERSQIRATVGQLLALHGGKHE; encoded by the coding sequence ATGGCATTATTTTCTAAAAAAGATAAATATATTCGGATCAATCCGAATAGGTCAGCCTGGAAGGAGCCTCAGCCAAAACCTGAAGTTCCTGATGAACTATTTTCACAATGCCCAGGTTGTAAACATACCATTTACCAAAAGGATTTAGGTAGTGAACGGGTATGCCCAAACTGTGGCTATACCTTCCGTATTTCTGCTAAAGAACGCTTGGCGCTGACAGTGGATCCAGCTAGCTTTGAAGAAATGTTTACAGGAATCGAAACGACAGATCCTTTGAATTTCCCAAATTATAAGAAAAAACTAGCAGCAGTGAGGGAAATGACAGGACTGGATGAAGCAGTCCTGACTGGCACTGCCTTGATTAAAGGGCAAAAAGTTGCGCTTGGGATCATGGATTCCAACTTTATCATGGCTTCAATGGGTTCTGTAGTAGGTGAAAAAATTACTCGTTTATTTGAATTTGCGACAAAAGAAAAATTGCCAGTTGTTCTCTTTACCGCTTCCGGTGGTGCTCGGATGCAAGAAGGAATCGTGAGTTTGATGCAAATGGCAAAGATTTCTGCGGCTGTTCAACATCATTCTAAAGAAAAATTATTCTATTTGACAGTATTGACAGATCCGACAACTGGTGGGGTGACAGCCTCATTTGCTATGGAAGGTGATATTATCATGGCAGAGAGTCAGGCCTTGGTCGGGTTTGCCGGTCGTCGCGTGATCGAATCAACTGTGCGTGAAAAATTGCCAGATGATTTCCAAAAAGCAGAATTTCTACAAGAACATGGATTTGTAGACTTGATCGTGGAGAGAAGCCAAATCCGAGCAACAGTTGGACAATTATTGGCCCTTCATGGAGGTAAACATGAGTAA
- a CDS encoding acetyl-CoA carboxylase biotin carboxylase subunit: MFRKILIANRGEIAVRIIRAARELGIETVAVYSTADKEALHTLLADEAVCIGPAKSTESYLNMSAVLSAAVLTGAEAIHPGFGFLSENSKFATMCEEVGIKFIGPSAKVMDLMGDKINARKQMIKAGVPVIPGSDGEVYTAEEALEIAERIGYPVMLKASAGGGGKGIRKVEKPEDLVAAFESASSEAQAAFGNGAMYMERVIYPARHIEVQILADQHGHVIHLGERDCSLQRNNQKVLEESPSIAIGKTLRDRIGSAAVRAAESVGYENAGTIEFLYDEGKGEFYFMEMNTRVQVEHPVTEFVTGVDIVKEQIKIAAGQELSVTQEDIVIKGHAIECRINAENPSFNFAPSPGKITNLYLPSGGVGLRVDSAVYPGYTIPPYYDSMIAKIIVHGENRFDALMKMQRALYELEIDGVTTNSSFQLDLISDSHVIAGDYDTAFLMEQFLPNYNKE, from the coding sequence ATGTTTCGTAAGATCTTAATCGCCAATCGTGGTGAGATTGCAGTGCGCATTATTCGTGCGGCTCGTGAACTTGGCATCGAGACGGTTGCGGTGTATTCTACTGCTGATAAAGAAGCCTTGCATACCTTACTAGCGGATGAAGCAGTCTGTATTGGCCCTGCTAAATCAACAGAATCTTATTTGAATATGAGTGCTGTCTTGTCTGCAGCTGTCTTAACAGGTGCAGAAGCTATCCACCCTGGTTTTGGATTTTTAAGTGAAAACTCAAAATTTGCAACCATGTGTGAGGAAGTGGGCATTAAATTTATTGGTCCTTCTGCTAAAGTCATGGATTTGATGGGGGATAAGATTAATGCTCGTAAACAGATGATCAAAGCAGGAGTGCCTGTTATTCCTGGATCAGATGGTGAAGTGTATACTGCTGAAGAAGCACTCGAGATTGCAGAGCGTATTGGTTACCCTGTGATGTTGAAAGCATCTGCAGGAGGCGGTGGCAAGGGAATTCGGAAGGTTGAAAAACCAGAAGATTTGGTTGCTGCTTTTGAATCTGCTTCCTCAGAAGCTCAAGCTGCTTTTGGGAATGGTGCCATGTATATGGAGCGGGTGATTTATCCGGCACGCCACATTGAAGTACAGATTTTAGCGGATCAGCATGGACATGTCATTCACTTAGGTGAACGCGATTGTTCTCTTCAACGAAATAACCAAAAAGTTCTAGAAGAATCCCCTTCGATTGCTATTGGAAAAACGCTTCGTGATCGGATTGGTTCTGCAGCTGTTCGTGCAGCTGAATCAGTTGGGTACGAGAATGCTGGAACGATTGAATTCTTGTATGATGAAGGCAAGGGTGAGTTCTACTTTATGGAAATGAATACCCGTGTCCAAGTAGAGCATCCTGTCACGGAATTTGTAACAGGAGTTGATATCGTTAAGGAACAGATTAAAATCGCAGCTGGCCAAGAATTATCCGTTACTCAAGAGGATATTGTCATTAAAGGCCATGCGATTGAATGCCGGATCAATGCGGAAAATCCTTCCTTTAACTTTGCACCAAGCCCAGGTAAGATCACTAATCTCTATCTTCCAAGTGGTGGGGTTGGCTTGCGTGTGGATTCTGCTGTGTATCCTGGTTATACGATTCCACCATACTATGATAGTATGATTGCCAAGATCATTGTCCATGGGGAAAATCGCTTTGATGCACTGATGAAAATGCAGCGTGCTCTTTATGAGTTGGAAATCGATGGTGTCACAACCAATAGCAGTTTCCAGTTGGATTTGATTTCAGATTCACATGTGATCGCTGGTGATTATGACACTGCATTTTTGATGGAACAATTCCTTCCAAATTATAATAAGGAATGA
- the accB gene encoding acetyl-CoA carboxylase biotin carboxyl carrier protein: protein MNISEIKDLLAQFDASTLREFSYKNNGEELNLSKNQTSSVAATPVAPAVEVVATPQTPVVAPVVEAPATPAVAAEPVAAPAQAAEGDVVESPLVGVAYLSPAPDKPAFVSVGDKVTKGQTLLIIEAMKVMNEVPAPKDGVVTEILVTNEEMVEFGKGLVRIK from the coding sequence ATGAATATTTCTGAAATCAAAGATTTGTTGGCTCAATTTGATGCGTCAACTTTGCGTGAATTCTCATATAAAAATAATGGCGAAGAATTGAATTTGAGTAAAAACCAAACGAGTTCAGTTGCGGCTACACCGGTTGCTCCTGCAGTTGAAGTGGTAGCAACTCCTCAAACTCCTGTAGTAGCCCCTGTTGTTGAAGCACCAGCAACTCCAGCTGTAGCGGCTGAACCAGTTGCTGCTCCAGCTCAGGCTGCAGAAGGTGATGTGGTTGAAAGTCCATTGGTTGGGGTGGCTTACTTGTCGCCAGCTCCGGATAAACCAGCCTTTGTATCTGTAGGAGACAAAGTTACTAAGGGTCAAACACTCTTGATTATCGAAGCCATGAAAGTGATGAATGAAGTCCCAGCGCCTAAAGATGGGGTAGTCACTGAAATTTTGGTAACGAATGAAGAAATGGTTGAATTTGGAAAAGGATTGGTTCGAATCAAATGA
- the fabD gene encoding ACP S-malonyltransferase produces MTKRAFLFAGQGAQKLGMASDLYAAYPVVKETFDTASRILGYDLRELIDSNEEKLNQTRYTQPAILTTSVAIYRLLVENGITPDIVAGLSLGEYSALVAAGALSFEDAVALVAKRGEFMETAAPAGSGKMVAVMNTDPSLIEEICQQASEKGVVTPANYNTPAQIVIGGEVAAVDYAVELLQEAGAKRLIPLNVSGPFHTALLESASQKLAAELEKVSFNDFDLPLVGNTEATIMKSEDVKALLARQVKEPVRFYDSIATIQDFGVDEVIEIGPGKVLSGFLKKIDKTLPTHNVEDQASLDALLNA; encoded by the coding sequence GTGACAAAACGTGCGTTCTTATTTGCTGGTCAAGGGGCTCAGAAATTGGGCATGGCGAGCGATTTGTATGCGGCTTATCCCGTTGTTAAAGAGACATTTGATACGGCTAGTCGTATTCTAGGTTATGATTTGCGTGAATTGATTGATTCTAACGAAGAAAAACTGAATCAGACACGCTATACTCAACCAGCTATTTTGACAACGTCAGTAGCCATTTATCGTCTCTTAGTAGAAAATGGTATCACTCCTGATATTGTTGCCGGCCTCTCTTTGGGGGAATATTCTGCCCTGGTTGCGGCTGGAGCTCTTTCGTTTGAAGATGCAGTAGCTTTGGTTGCGAAACGAGGTGAATTCATGGAAACGGCAGCTCCCGCTGGAAGTGGGAAAATGGTTGCTGTTATGAATACAGATCCAAGTTTGATCGAAGAGATTTGTCAACAAGCATCTGAAAAGGGTGTAGTGACACCAGCTAACTACAATACACCCGCACAAATTGTGATTGGTGGTGAGGTTGCAGCTGTGGACTATGCTGTGGAACTATTGCAGGAAGCAGGTGCCAAACGCTTGATCCCTTTGAATGTGTCAGGTCCATTCCACACAGCCTTACTGGAATCTGCTAGTCAAAAATTGGCGGCTGAACTAGAAAAAGTATCATTTAATGATTTTGATCTTCCTTTAGTTGGGAATACAGAAGCTACTATCATGAAGTCAGAAGATGTGAAAGCACTTTTGGCCCGTCAAGTAAAAGAACCGGTTCGTTTCTATGATTCAATTGCTACGATTCAAGACTTTGGTGTAGATGAAGTCATCGAGATCGGACCTGGAAAAGTCTTGTCAGGATTCTTGAAGAAAATTGATAAAACTCTTCCAACTCATAACGTCGAAGATCAGGCTAGTCTAGATGCACTTCTGAATGCTTAA
- the serS gene encoding serine--tRNA ligase, producing the protein MLDIKRIRTDFDTVAKKLATRGVDAAILNEMKEIDAKRRDILVKVENLKAERNTVSAEIAQAKRNKENADDKIAAMQTLSAEVKALDTELAEIDAKLTEFTTTLPNIPADSVPVGADEDDNVEVRRWGTPREFDFEPKAHWDLGEDLDILDWERGAKVTGARFLFYKGLGARLERAIYNFMLDEHGKEGYTEVIPPYMVNHDSMFGTGQYPKFKEDTFELSDTNYVLIPTAEVPLTNYYRDEILDGKDLPIYFTAMSPSFRSEAGSAGRDTRGLIRLHQFHKVEMVKFAKPEESYDELEKMVVNAENILQKLNLPYRVVALSTGDMGFSAAKTYDLEVWIPAQNTYREISSCSNTEDFQARRAQIRYRDEADGKVKLLHTLNGSGLAVGRTVAAILENYQNEDGSVTIPEVLRPYMGGAEVIAPK; encoded by the coding sequence ATGTTAGATATTAAACGGATTCGTACAGACTTTGATACGGTTGCTAAAAAATTGGCAACACGTGGCGTAGATGCAGCTATTTTGAATGAAATGAAAGAAATCGATGCCAAACGTCGAGATATCTTAGTCAAAGTAGAAAATCTTAAAGCAGAGCGTAACACTGTATCTGCTGAAATCGCACAAGCTAAACGCAACAAGGAAAATGCAGATGATAAGATTGCTGCCATGCAAACCCTCTCTGCAGAAGTCAAAGCATTGGATACAGAATTGGCTGAAATCGATGCCAAATTAACTGAATTCACTACTACCCTTCCAAATATCCCTGCTGATAGTGTCCCTGTTGGAGCAGATGAGGATGACAACGTTGAAGTTCGCCGTTGGGGAACTCCTCGCGAGTTTGACTTCGAACCAAAAGCTCACTGGGATTTAGGTGAAGACCTTGATATCCTTGACTGGGAACGCGGGGCTAAAGTTACTGGTGCTCGTTTCCTCTTTTACAAAGGACTTGGAGCTCGCTTAGAACGCGCTATCTACAACTTCATGTTGGACGAACATGGCAAGGAAGGCTACACTGAAGTCATCCCTCCTTACATGGTCAACCATGATTCTATGTTTGGTACTGGACAATATCCAAAATTCAAGGAAGATACTTTTGAACTTAGCGATACCAATTACGTCCTCATTCCAACAGCCGAAGTTCCTTTGACAAACTACTACCGCGATGAAATTCTTGATGGGAAAGACCTTCCAATCTACTTCACCGCTATGAGTCCATCTTTCCGTTCAGAAGCTGGTTCTGCTGGTCGTGATACTCGTGGCTTGATCCGGTTGCACCAATTCCATAAGGTTGAAATGGTGAAATTTGCCAAACCAGAAGAATCATACGATGAATTGGAAAAAATGGTTGTCAATGCTGAAAATATCCTTCAAAAACTGAACCTTCCATACCGTGTGGTAGCTCTCTCCACTGGAGACATGGGCTTCTCAGCTGCTAAGACTTATGACTTGGAAGTATGGATTCCGGCGCAAAACACCTACCGTGAAATCTCAAGCTGTTCCAATACAGAAGATTTCCAAGCTCGCCGTGCGCAAATCCGTTACCGTGATGAAGCAGATGGCAAGGTAAAACTCCTTCACACTTTGAACGGTTCTGGGTTGGCTGTTGGACGTACCGTCGCTGCTATTCTTGAAAACTATCAAAACGAAGACGGTTCTGTGACTATTCCAGAAGTCCTCCGTCCATACATGGGTGGCGCTGAAGTCATCGCACCAAAATAA
- a CDS encoding acetyl-CoA carboxylase carboxyl transferase subunit alpha, with amino-acid sequence MSKITQIIKEARDQGRLTALDFAQGIFDDFIELHGDRNFRDDGAVIGGIGRLGDQTVTVVGIQKGKNLQDNLKRNFGQPHPEGYRKALRLMKQAEKFGRPVVTFINTAGAYPGVGAEERGQGEAIARNLMEMSDLKVPIIAIIIGEGGSGGALALAVADKVWMLENSIYAVLSPEGFASILWKDGSRAMEAAELMKITSHELLNMDIVDKVIPEHGFSNGELLAQVKKELQEELKVLQAVPLEDLLEQRYQRFRKY; translated from the coding sequence ATGAGTAAAATAACACAGATTATTAAAGAAGCACGTGACCAAGGAAGATTGACTGCTCTTGATTTTGCTCAAGGAATTTTTGATGATTTTATCGAATTGCATGGAGATCGAAACTTCCGTGATGATGGTGCGGTGATTGGTGGGATTGGACGCTTAGGCGATCAAACGGTTACAGTCGTTGGGATCCAAAAAGGAAAAAATCTTCAGGATAATCTAAAACGTAATTTTGGACAACCACATCCAGAAGGCTATCGAAAAGCTTTACGCCTCATGAAGCAAGCGGAGAAGTTTGGCCGTCCAGTTGTGACCTTTATCAATACAGCGGGTGCTTATCCTGGTGTTGGTGCCGAGGAACGAGGACAAGGTGAAGCTATTGCCCGCAACCTCATGGAAATGAGTGATTTAAAAGTTCCAATTATCGCGATTATCATCGGAGAAGGTGGCTCTGGTGGGGCCTTGGCTCTGGCTGTAGCAGATAAGGTCTGGATGCTAGAAAACTCCATCTATGCAGTCTTGAGTCCAGAAGGTTTTGCCTCTATTCTTTGGAAAGATGGAAGCCGTGCCATGGAAGCAGCAGAGTTGATGAAGATTACTTCTCACGAGTTGTTAAATATGGACATTGTCGATAAGGTGATTCCAGAGCATGGATTTTCAAATGGTGAACTACTGGCTCAAGTGAAGAAGGAATTACAGGAAGAGTTAAAGGTTTTACAAGCCGTACCTCTGGAGGATCTTTTAGAGCAACGCTACCAACGTTTTCGTAAATATTAA
- the fabZ gene encoding 3-hydroxyacyl-ACP dehydratase FabZ, translating into MTIDINAIREALPHRYPMLLVDRVLETSEDTIVAIKNVTINEPFFNGHFPQYPVMPGVLIMEALAQTAGVLELSKPENKGKLVFYAGMDKVKFKKQVVPGDQLVMTATFVKRRGTIAVVEAKAEVDGKLAASGTLTFAIGN; encoded by the coding sequence ATGACAATTGATATTAATGCTATTCGTGAGGCTTTGCCACATCGTTACCCAATGCTTTTGGTGGATCGCGTATTGGAAACAAGCGAAGATACGATTGTTGCCATTAAAAATGTGACAATTAATGAACCATTTTTTAATGGACATTTTCCACAATATCCTGTTATGCCAGGTGTTCTTATCATGGAAGCTTTGGCACAAACAGCAGGTGTACTAGAGTTGTCAAAACCTGAAAATAAAGGGAAATTAGTCTTTTATGCAGGGATGGACAAGGTGAAGTTTAAAAAACAAGTCGTTCCAGGAGATCAACTGGTGATGACAGCTACTTTTGTCAAACGTCGTGGAACCATTGCTGTTGTTGAAGCGAAAGCAGAGGTAGACGGTAAGCTTGCAGCTTCAGGAACACTTACTTTTGCAATTGGAAATTAA
- a CDS encoding acyl carrier protein, giving the protein MAVFEKVQEIIVEELGKEPSEVTLESTFEDLEADSLDLFQVISEIEDAFDIQIETEEGLSTVGDLVAYVEEKTK; this is encoded by the coding sequence ATGGCAGTATTTGAAAAAGTACAAGAAATTATCGTTGAAGAACTTGGTAAAGAACCATCAGAAGTAACTCTTGAATCTACATTCGAAGATTTAGAAGCAGATTCATTGGATTTGTTCCAAGTTATCTCTGAAATTGAAGATGCTTTTGACATCCAAATCGAAACTGAAGAAGGGTTGTCTACAGTTGGTGACCTTGTCGCTTACGTAGAAGAAAAAACAAAATAA